In Centropristis striata isolate RG_2023a ecotype Rhode Island chromosome 1, C.striata_1.0, whole genome shotgun sequence, one DNA window encodes the following:
- the nt5c2b gene encoding cytosolic purine 5'-nucleotidase isoform X2, with the protein MWPVRRLCTCVSLLLSPSCESGFKNGDLFMSYKSMFQDVRDAVDWVHFKGTLKEKTVENLEKYVVKDGKLPLLLSRMNEVAKVFLATNSDYKYTEKIMTYLFDFPHGPKPGTSHRPWKSYFDLILVDARKPLFFGEGTVLRQVDTTTGRLKIGTYTGPLQHGIVYSGGSSDIVCDLLGAKGKDIVYIGDHIFGDILKSKKRQGWRTFLVIPELAQELHVWTDKSSLFEELQGLDIFLAELYKHLDSSSNERPDISTIQRRVKKVTHDMDMCYGMMGSLFRSGSRQTLFASQVMRYADLYAASFINLLYYPFSYLFRAAHVLMPHESTVEHAHVDIDTESPLATRNRTHCNDCKDLECKRNQLTRSFSEIKPPNLFPQTPQEITHCHDEDDDEEEEEEEEEEEEEEEEEEE; encoded by the exons ATGTGGCCTGTCCGACGgctgtgtacgtgtgtgtctCTGCTCCTCTCCCCCAGCTGTGAAAGTGGCTTCAAAAATGGCGACCTCTTCATGTCCTACAAGAGCATGTTCCAGGACGTCCGCGACGCCGTCGACTGGGTCCACTTCAAG GGCACTTTGAAGGAGAAGACGGTTGAGAACTTGGAGAAATATGTAGTGAAAGAT GGGAAGCTGCCTCTTCTTCTCAGCAGAATGAATGAAGTCGCCAAGGTTTTCTTGGCAACCAACAGTGACTACAAATACACTGAA AAAATCATGACCTACCTGTTTGACTTCCCTCATGGCCCGAAG CCTGGAACGTCCCACCGGCCCTGGAAGTCCTACTTTGATCTGATCCTGGTGGACGCCAGGAAGCCGCTGTTCTTCGGAGAGGGCACGGTGCTCCGACAGGTCGACACG ACAACGGGCCGTTTGAAGATAGGAACCTACACAGGACCTCTGCAGCACGGCATCGTCTACTCTGGAG GTTCCTCAGACATTGTGTGCGACCTGCTGGGGGCGAAGGGGAAGGACATCGTCTACATCGGGGACCACATCTTTGGAGACATCCTCAAGTCCAAGAAACGTCAAGGCTGGAGGACGTTCCTGGTCATCCCGGAGCTGGCCCAGGAGCTGCACGTGTGGACCGACAAGAGCT CGTTATTCGAGGAACTCCAAGGCCTGGACATTTTCTTGGCAGAACTCTACAA ACATCTGGACAGCAGCAGTAACGAGAGGCCAGACATCAGCACTATCCAGAGAAGAGTCAAG AAAGTGACACACGACATGGACATGTGTTACGGCATGATGGGAAGCCTTTTCCGCAGCGGCTCCAGACAGACCTTGTTCGCCTCTCAAGTGATGCGTTACGCCGACTTGTACGCAGCGTCCTTCATCAACCTGCTCTACTACCCCTTCAGCTACCTCTTCAGAGCTGCACACGTACTG atgCCCCACGAGTCGACGGTGGAACACGCTCACGTGGACATCGACACCGAGTCGCCGCTCGCCACGCGCAACCGCACCCACTGCAACGACTGCAAGGACCTGGAGTGCAAACGCAACCAGCTGACCCGCTCCTTCAGCGAGATCAAACCTCCCAACCTGTTCCCCCAGACTCCACAGGAGATCACTCACTGCCacgatgaagatgatgatgaggaggaggaggaagaagaagaagaagaagaagaagaggaggaggaggaggaggagtaa